The sequence CTAATCAATTGATAAAGCCAAGGCTTATTAGGGAAGAGTGGGCTactttgaatagaaaaaacgaAGATAAGAGGGATGGTATTAGTTGTAGATAAGCTCGAATCTATTGTCAGATAGATGGTATTATCACCCATTGTTCCGAAGCATGTGGGATCCAATATTTCGTGCAGAAAATTTTGACCCGTTTCtgcttttgaattttaattccacttttCTCAACAGTTTTTATACCGTCATTAATAATCTTCTTAATTTTCTATGAAATAAAATTCTCTCGTGAAAGtgattaatatgccaattttgtcaaaataaataaataataataataattttacttatttgtcCTTTAACTTAAAGTTCAagatttatttacttattagaTTAATTCAGTAATAAGAAATTTGTATTATCGAATTCACTTAAAAGGTCGTAGTGGATGGTTCCCATTTTGGGTTTTACCAAACAAACTTTGACTTGGGGCTTACGTCCGCCATTGATAGTCAtgatttgacaaaaaaataatcGACGAGTACCAAACCAGGGCTGGAATTTTACTGTGAAGGGCGACTGACTGATGAACTAGACCCAGGGCAATGCACCTTCTGTTCTTGATAATTAATTAAGCATATATAAATACTCACTCTTACCCCCTTATTTTCTTATCTCTCATCACTTTTGGTGTGAAGAATTGGACCATGAGAACAAGCTGCAATGGGTGTAGGGTTCTTCGCAAGGCATGTAGCCAAGACTGCATCATCAAACCTTGCCTTGAGTGGATCAAAAATCCTGATTTCCAAGCCAATGCTACTCTCTTCCTTGCCAAATTCTATGGCCGTGCAGGTCTCATAAACCTCATCAATGCCGGACCCCAACAACTTCGCCCCGGTACTTACTCTTTTGACTCAGCGTCTTCCTTTACCAAGagtttgtatttattttatttatgtttttaattgattacaGCCATATTCAGATCGCTGCTTTGGGAAGCTTGTGGACGGGTAGTGAATCCAATATATGGGTCCGTCGGATTGCTCTGGTCCGGTGACTGGAACCGCTGCCTCGATGCCGTGGATGCAGTGCTCAGAGGTGTTCCCATCGCCAGAAAACCATCTGAAGCTACCTCCAGCAGCCCGAGCGACCATCCTGTAAAGGCCTATGACATACGTCATGTCTCTAAGGATTTCAAATTCCCTACTACTGAAAACCTCAATAGAGTCACAGCCCCAACCCCAAAACCGTTCAAGCGTTCTTCTAAGTCCAAGCCAAAACCTCAAGCCAGCTTGGTTTTCGACTTTGCAACCAAACCAGCCGCAGATCAGTCTGATAAGTTTTGTGACGTTAGATTGCCGTGGCCTAGCTCACACGAGTTCAATCAAACGCCGAGTCACGGACCGTCGTTAGGTTATCACCTAGAATGGCTTACAAAATTAGATAGGGAAAGTGATAAGAGCAAAGTAAAGTTGGAACTGACTCTTGGTTCTGGGACCAACTTTTAGCACCCATTTGGCTGCTCCTTTCAAGGGCCGGGCAGAGATGGATAGTTGTGGTGCTGAATCGCCGGAACAGATGTccatttgtttgttatttttatgatatggGAATCAATACATTATTAGCATTTCGCAAAATTAACCAAAGTTAGAGAGCAAAGAAAAGGAAGCAACATTACACttctaaaattgataaatactTGGGATGATGAACTATTAATCTTTATTTGTCAATTTTATTGCAGTATCACTCATTTTAACTGGAATGGATGATCGGCCCGCATGCATATATGGCGGCTCATTGACTAGATCCTGTCAACAATCATCATTTCAAAACACAGATTCCATCATTTTTTGTGTTTATGTTTCATCCATTGAAGGGCATGGCTGCAAGCTTCCCATGCTCTACAATGAAATGAAACTCCCTAGGGTTCTAATTCATTCATGTTGTAGATCGTAAAGCAGCTGCATGACTTCCGTATGGTCTAGTTAATTTCATCATGCATGTCGCATTCAGTACATTTCATTCCAAACATCCCAGATGCTCCGCCGAAAAATATGCACACAATTTTCTCAAACTTCCACGTTTGGTCAGCCCACATCATATTCCATTAACAACCGACTACGCGGCTTCGATCCAAGTCTCAGCAATTGGACACGGttataatttcttcatttttgctCCGGCGGGGTCGTGGGTGTTGCAGTCACTTTCATTGACCTGCAAAACTGTTATGAAGCTTGATCACATCTTAATACATAGTAGAAAAAGAACCAAAATTATAACTTAATTGCTTATTTCTCAACTACattttattatccttttatGAAAC is a genomic window of Vitis riparia cultivar Riparia Gloire de Montpellier isolate 1030 chromosome 1, EGFV_Vit.rip_1.0, whole genome shotgun sequence containing:
- the LOC117922709 gene encoding LOB domain-containing protein 42-like — translated: MRTSCNGCRVLRKACSQDCIIKPCLEWIKNPDFQANATLFLAKFYGRAGLINLINAGPQQLRPAIFRSLLWEACGRVVNPIYGSVGLLWSGDWNRCLDAVDAVLRGVPIARKPSEATSSSPSDHPVKAYDIRHVSKDFKFPTTENLNRVTAPTPKPFKRSSKSKPKPQASLVFDFATKPAADQSDKFCDVRLPWPSSHEFNQTPSHGPSLGYHLEWLTKLDRESDKSKVKLELTLGSGTNF